A portion of the Nitratidesulfovibrio termitidis HI1 genome contains these proteins:
- a CDS encoding MBL fold metallo-hydrolase: protein MPDRRRFMQSLLALASLATLPATAANAATGGAETGASKLPTGGAPATPHTTQAPGFFRLPVGGVTVFALFDAHGKLDPAILHGADRKDIDALLEDAGIPAGQPATSNVNCFLLDAGTRRVLMDTGAGAFFGARGGYLPDNLRAAGYTPGGIDHVLLSHLHPDHALGLVDAAGAPVFPGARVHVSAPELDYWTSDATFSAAPEGRKAGLLALRKALAPYKNSGRLHTFAPGAAPLAELPIVTSVDLPGHTPGHCGFRVASGGTALLFWADIIHSTPVQFARPDVSIDFDVDQKAAVATRLRLLPQVAAEGCWVAGSHLPFPGLGRVRARNGGKGDGKDGYAWLPVNYADGL from the coding sequence ATGCCTGACCGCAGACGCTTCATGCAATCGTTGCTGGCCCTGGCTTCATTGGCAACCCTGCCCGCAACCGCGGCCAACGCCGCCACCGGCGGCGCGGAAACCGGCGCGTCGAAACTTCCGACAGGCGGTGCGCCCGCCACGCCCCATACCACGCAGGCCCCCGGCTTCTTCCGCCTGCCCGTGGGCGGCGTGACGGTGTTCGCGCTGTTCGACGCCCACGGCAAACTCGACCCCGCCATCCTGCACGGCGCGGACCGCAAGGATATCGACGCGTTGCTTGAGGATGCGGGCATCCCCGCCGGACAACCCGCCACCAGCAACGTGAACTGCTTTCTGCTGGACGCCGGGACGCGCCGGGTGCTCATGGATACCGGCGCGGGGGCCTTCTTCGGCGCGCGGGGCGGGTACCTGCCCGACAACCTGCGCGCCGCCGGATACACGCCCGGCGGCATCGACCACGTGCTGCTCTCGCACCTGCACCCGGACCACGCCCTGGGGCTGGTGGACGCCGCCGGGGCTCCCGTGTTCCCCGGCGCCAGGGTGCACGTGAGCGCGCCGGAACTGGACTACTGGACCAGCGACGCCACCTTCTCCGCCGCGCCGGAAGGCCGCAAGGCCGGGCTGCTGGCCCTGCGCAAGGCCCTGGCCCCCTACAAGAATTCCGGGCGACTGCACACCTTTGCGCCGGGGGCCGCGCCACTGGCCGAACTGCCGATTGTCACTTCAGTGGATCTGCCCGGCCACACCCCGGGGCACTGCGGTTTCCGTGTGGCCTCAGGCGGCACGGCGTTGCTGTTCTGGGCGGACATCATCCATAGTACACCGGTGCAGTTTGCCCGGCCGGACGTGTCCATCGATTTCGACGTGGACCAGAAGGCCGCCGTGGCCACCCGCCTGCGCCTGCTGCCCCAGGTGGCCGCCGAGGGCTGCTGGGTGGCCGGGTCGCACCTGCCCTTCCCCGGCCTTGGCCGGGTGCGTGCCAGAAATGGCGGCAAGGGCGATGGCAAGGACGGCTACGCCTGGCTGCCCGTGAACTACGCCGACGGGCTGTAG